In the Sandaracinus amylolyticus genome, CGCATCGAGCACGCGACCGATCCACTCGTCGGGCTTCGTCTCGGCATCCCGGATCTCCACCTCGCTCAGATCGTGGATCGCACGCGTGGGATCGGGCGCGCTGGTCGGGGGTACGTCCTCGCCCATCGCGGTCAGGGTACCTCGATGTGGCGCGCGATCGACCGTGATCCCACGCGCTCGCGAGGGCGAGGTGCGCGTCGATCGCCGTGCATCTCACCTCGCGGCACTCGCGCGCCCATCGTGCGAGCGATTGTGGGGACGCGACACGAATTCGTCTCGCGAGAGTGATCGCTCCGAGCACGACGCGCCCTCTTGTCCGCGGCACGAGCGAGGACGAGCGCGCGTGCTGATGGAGGTGGATGCGTTGATCCGGAAGATGCTCTCGATGGTCGCGGTGATCACGGCGCTCGCAGGTTGTGCGCCCGCCGACGAACCTGGCCTCGACTCCGATCTCGACACGAAGACCGATGCGATCGTCGGTGGCACTGCGTTCAGCGGCGTGCCCGCGGTCGGCGCGCTGGCGTCCGGCGGTTCGCCGTTCTGCACCGGCACGCTGATCACGCCGACGCGCGTGGTCACCGCGGCGCACTGCGTCGCGGGCACGAGCGCGTCGCAGATCACGTTCATCACCGGGCCCTCGGCCTCGCAGGTCCAGACGCGCACGCGCGTGGTCCGCGCGGTCGCGCACCCCGGCTACAACTCGCGCGCGCTGACGAACGACATCGCGTATCTCGATCTCGCGTCGCAGCCCGCGGGAGTGACGCCGATCGGCGTGCTGCCCGCGAACAGCATGACGTCGTCGTGGGTCGGTCGGAACCTGCTGCACGTCGGCTACGGCGTGAGCGACGGACGCAGTCAGAGCGGCGCGGGCATCAAGCGCGCGGTGAACATCCCGATCACGCAGGTGTCGAGCACGCAGTTCCGCTACGGAGCGACGGGCCGCAACACGTGCAACGGCGACTCGGGCGGCCCCGCGCTGCACCAGGACGCGAGCGGTGCGTACCTCGTCGCCGGCGTGACGTCGTACGGCGATGCGTACTGCACGCAGTACGGCGTGGACACGCGCGTCGACGCGTACCTCGACTTCCTCGGCGTGAGCGGCGGCGGGCCCGTCGATCCGCCGGACGACGGTGGTGGTGATGGTGGCGGGGAGCCCGAGACGATCCGCCAGTCGGGCTCGCTCGCGCAGGGCCGCGCGCAGTTCTTCGACGCGATCCCGGTCGCAGCGGGCTCGCCGTTCCGCGCAGCGCTGAGCGGCACCGGCGACGCCGATCTCTACGTGCGCTTCGACGCGCGCCCCACGAGCAGCACCTACGCGTGCCGCCCGTACAACGGTGACTCGAACGAGCTCTGCGAGCTGACCGTGCCCGCCGGCGCGAGCGAGGCGTACGTCGCGGTCAACGGCTACACCGCGAGCGAGTTCGACCTGACGATCACGTACACGCCCGAATGATCGCGGCGTGAGCACGAGCGGCGCGTCCTCGTCACGAGGGCGCGCCGTTCGTCGTCACGGCGCCCAGACGTAGCCGAGCCGCGCGGCGATCGTGCCGCCGCGCGCGCTGCACTCGCTCTCGCGCGTCGTGAGGAAGTAGTCGAGCCCGCCGGTCGCGGGCGTCCACTCGCACTCGACGAGCGCGAGCGGCGTGAGGCCCGGCGGTGCGATCGCGGTGGTCGCGACGAAGCCGAGATCGACCGGTGCGCCCGCGGTGTAGCCGAGCGGCGGAGTCGGCGTGGTGGTGTATCGATTGCGCGCGCTGCCCGCCTCGTTCCAGTGATAGAGGCGCACCAGCGACGAGAGCGCGCCTTCCTGGCGGCGATACGTCGTGAAGCACGCACCAGTGGTCGCGCACTCGGCGGCCCAGCAGCTCGTGCCGCCGCACGTCGTGAGCGCGCAGCCGTTCGCGGAGCAGCCTGCCGCGCGCGAAGCAGGCAGCGGCGAGCAGTACGGTCCCACGTCCTCGAGGTGGCTCGTCCAGTGGTGCTCGGTGCACTCGACGTAGCGCGCGGCACGCACGCGACAGCCTTCGTCGAGCGCGCCCGCGGCGCAGTCGTTGTCGACGAAGTCGCAGAGCTCGGGCGCCCCCGGACGCACGTCGGCGCGGGTGTCGTCGCAGTCGACGATCGTGCAGGTCGCGCCCACGCCCGCGCCGTCTCCGTCGGCGTCGGTGCAGCAGCTCGTCGGCGCGCTGCACGCGCCCCATCCGCACGAGGCGCCGCAGGTCTCGACCCCACTGCCGCACGCGCTCGCGCACGGCCGCGTCGCACCGCGCACGCACGTGAACGTCTCGTCGCGCGCGCCGTCGCAGTCGTCGTCGGCGCCGTTGCACGACTCGGCGGGCGGCATGCACGTGCCCGGCGCGCAGGTGGCCTCGCAGATCGCGGTGCCGGTGGTGCCGCACGACGTCGTGCACGATCCGCTGGTGCCCGGGGTGCACGTGCCTTCGCCTTCGCAGGTGCCGCTCGGCGACCACTCGCACGACGTCGTGCACTGCGCCGGGCGCGTGCCGCAGCGTCCACATGCGACGCGCCCGGTCGTGCCCGGCATGCACTCGCCTTCGTCGCCGCACGGCCCGTACGCCCACACGTGCTCGGCGGTGCAGAACCGCTCGCGGGTGCCGCACGCGCCGCAGGGCACGTCCTCGCGCTCACCGGGTGTGGGGCACGGGTCCGCCTCGCACTCACCGGCGGGCTCGTAGGCGCACGCGTCGGTGCATGCGAGCTCGCGCGTCTGACCGCTCGGGCAGTCGCTCGTCGCGCGCAGGGTCGTGCCGGGCGCGCACTCGCCCTGCCCTTCGCACGCCGCCTCGGTCGTCCACTCGCACGTCGCGCTGCATCGCTCGACGCGCATCCCGCAGTTGCCGCACGTCGTGTCGCGCGAGGTGCCGGCCGTGCACTCGCCCTCGTCCTCGCAGGGACCGTAGGCCCACACGAGCTCGGCGGTGCAGAAGCGATCGCGGGCGCCGCAGCGTCCACACGCGACCGCCTCGATCGCCCCCGGGCTCTCGCAGGGCTCGGCCACGTACGCGTCGGGCGTGCTCGCGTCGGTCGAGCTCGGTGCGTCGTCGGGTGGCTGGCTCGCGTCGACCGAGCCGCTCGCATCGAAGCCGTCGCCTCCATCCGCGGGATCGGGCGACGACCCGCCGCACGCGAGGGTGAGCGGTGCGAAGAAGAGCAACGTGAAGAGGGAGAGCGCGCGACGCATGCGTTTCGGACCTCGGCGGCAGCCGGGGTACGAGCATACGCGAGCGGTTCTCCCTTTCGGTGTTCGTCTAACCCGAGAGCTCGGCGTCGATCATCTGCGCGAACCACTCGACGGGGCGCCACCCGGTCTGCCTGCCGAGCTCCTCGCCGTCCTTCACGACGATCAGCGTCGGCGTCGCGCGCACGTCGAGCTTCGCGAGCAGGCGCGGGTCGCAGTCCGCGGTGCCGATCTCCACCACGCGAACCCGACCCTCGTAGCGCGTCGCCACCTCGATCAGCACCGGCTCGAGCTTCTTGCACGGCGCGCAGGTCGCGCTCCACACGTCGACGATCACCGGGCGATCCGAGCGCACCACGAGCCGCTCGTACGCGTCGAGATCGCGCACCCGCTCGGGCATCACCTTCTTGTTCGCGCCGAAGAGCCGATCGAGGAGCCGCATGCGAGGGCCCGTGTACCGCGCTTCGTGCGTGCTCGCGAGGCGACTACGTCGTGCGCTGTGAGAGGGAACGCGCGATGAAGAACGACGGACTCACGCTGGTGAGGCTCGAAGGGCGACCGATGCGCGTGGATCGCTCCGCGATCGAGGCGCTCGCGAGCTCGATGCAGGGCTCGATCCTCGAGAAGGGCGCACCGGGATACGACGGCGCGCGTGAGGTGTGGAACGCGATGGTCGATCGCCATCCGGCGCTGATCGCGCGCTGCGCCACGCCCGACGACGTCGTCCGGTGCGTGCAGTTCGCGCGACGCAACCGCGCGCTCACGTCGATCCGTGGCGGCGGGCACCACATCGCGGGCAACGCACTGTGCGAGGGCGGGCTCACCATCGATCTGAGCGGGATGCGCGGCGTGCGCATGACGAGCGGGAGCACGCGCGTGGTGGTCGAGGGTGGCGCGCGGCTCGCCGATCTCGACGCGATGACGCAGAAGCGCGCGCTCGCAGTGCCCGTCGGGATCAACTCGACGACCGGCGTCGCGGGCCTGACGCTCGGCGCGGGGTTCGGCTGGATCTCGCGGAAGTACGGGCTGACCGTCGATCGCCTCCTGTCGGCCGAGGTCGTGCTCGCGAGCGGCGATCGGGTGATCGCGAGCGAGCGCGAGAACGCGGATCTGTTCTGGGCGCTGCGCGGCGGCGGCGGGAACTTCGGCGTGGTCACGTCGTTCGAGTTCGATGCGGTGCCGCTCGGGCCCGAGGTGATCGCGGGCTTGATCGTGCATCCGCTGGAGCACGCCGACGACGTGCTCGACTTCTACGCGCGGCTCACCAAGAACGCGCCCGACGAGCTCACGGTCTGGGCGGTGCTGCGGGGCGCGCCGCCGCTGCCGTTCCTGCCCCCCGAGGTGCACGGCAAGCCCGCGATCGTGCTCGCGGTGTGCTGGGTCGGCGACCCGAAGGACGGCGAGGCGGTGCTCGCTCCGCTGCGCGAGCACGGCAAGCCGTACGGCGTCCACGTCGGGCCCACGCCCTACGTCGGATGGCAGCAGGCGTTCGATCCGCTGCTCACGCCGGGCGCGAGGAACTACTGGAAGACGCACTACTTCGAGGCGCTCCCGAAGGGCCTCTGGGACGTGCTCGTCGATCACGTGAAGCGCATGCCCTCGCCGCTCTGCGAGGTGTTCGTCGGTCAGCTCGGGGGCGCGGTCGCGCGCATCCCCGAGGACGCGACGGCGTACGCGTATCGCGCGACTTCGTACGCGATGAACGTGCACACGCGGTGGGAGCGCGCCGAGGACGACGCGCGGTGCATCGCGTGGGCGCGCAGCCTGTTCGATGCCGCAGCGCCGTTCGCGACGGGCGGCGGATACCTGAACTTCATGCCCGAGGACGACCAGGGTCGCGTCGCCGCGGCCTACGGCGAGCACCTTCCGCGGCTCGCGCAGATCAAGGAGAAGTACGACCCCGAGAACCTGTTCCGGGTGAACGTGAACATCGCGCCCGCGAAGAGCGCGGCGAAGCGAGAGGCCCCGCCGCCGCCGCGTCCGTGACGGTATCGCGGCCGGAGATCCAAGTGCATCCTCGAGGGCCGCGAGCGCGGCCGGGGGATGACGATGCGCGGCACTTGGGTCCCGATCCTGCTCATCGCCGCGTCGTCGATCGGCTGCGACGGCGCGGCGCCACCCGCGACCACGGTGCGCCTGGCGATCGTGCTCGACGAGCGCTGGGCTCTCACCGAGCTCGCGATCGACGTCGCGGATGAGGTCATCCGGGTCGCGCCCGCCTCCGAAGTGACGCTCGTCCTCGACGACGCGGCAGCGGGCACGGCCACGCGCATCGACGTGATCGGCCAGCGAGGCAGCGATGCGATCGCGCGAGGCGAGACGTCGGTCATCCCGATCCTCGGCGCAGAGATCGACGCGGTAGTCGTGCTCGCGCTGGCGAGCACGGGCTGCGAGGACGCGTGCGCGCCCGACGAAGCGCGATGCGAGGGCGACGCGGTCGAGCGCTGC is a window encoding:
- a CDS encoding trypsin-like serine protease; amino-acid sequence: MEVDALIRKMLSMVAVITALAGCAPADEPGLDSDLDTKTDAIVGGTAFSGVPAVGALASGGSPFCTGTLITPTRVVTAAHCVAGTSASQITFITGPSASQVQTRTRVVRAVAHPGYNSRALTNDIAYLDLASQPAGVTPIGVLPANSMTSSWVGRNLLHVGYGVSDGRSQSGAGIKRAVNIPITQVSSTQFRYGATGRNTCNGDSGGPALHQDASGAYLVAGVTSYGDAYCTQYGVDTRVDAYLDFLGVSGGGPVDPPDDGGGDGGGEPETIRQSGSLAQGRAQFFDAIPVAAGSPFRAALSGTGDADLYVRFDARPTSSTYACRPYNGDSNELCELTVPAGASEAYVAVNGYTASEFDLTITYTPE
- a CDS encoding putative metal-binding motif-containing protein → MRRALSLFTLLFFAPLTLACGGSSPDPADGGDGFDASGSVDASQPPDDAPSSTDASTPDAYVAEPCESPGAIEAVACGRCGARDRFCTAELVWAYGPCEDEGECTAGTSRDTTCGNCGMRVERCSATCEWTTEAACEGQGECAPGTTLRATSDCPSGQTRELACTDACAYEPAGECEADPCPTPGEREDVPCGACGTRERFCTAEHVWAYGPCGDEGECMPGTTGRVACGRCGTRPAQCTTSCEWSPSGTCEGEGTCTPGTSGSCTTSCGTTGTAICEATCAPGTCMPPAESCNGADDDCDGARDETFTCVRGATRPCASACGSGVETCGASCGWGACSAPTSCCTDADGDGAGVGATCTIVDCDDTRADVRPGAPELCDFVDNDCAAGALDEGCRVRAARYVECTEHHWTSHLEDVGPYCSPLPASRAAGCSANGCALTTCGGTSCWAAECATTGACFTTYRRQEGALSSLVRLYHWNEAGSARNRYTTTPTPPLGYTAGAPVDLGFVATTAIAPPGLTPLALVECEWTPATGGLDYFLTTRESECSARGGTIAARLGYVWAP
- a CDS encoding thioredoxin family protein codes for the protein MRLLDRLFGANKKVMPERVRDLDAYERLVVRSDRPVIVDVWSATCAPCKKLEPVLIEVATRYEGRVRVVEIGTADCDPRLLAKLDVRATPTLIVVKDGEELGRQTGWRPVEWFAQMIDAELSG
- a CDS encoding FAD-binding oxidoreductase, whose translation is MKNDGLTLVRLEGRPMRVDRSAIEALASSMQGSILEKGAPGYDGAREVWNAMVDRHPALIARCATPDDVVRCVQFARRNRALTSIRGGGHHIAGNALCEGGLTIDLSGMRGVRMTSGSTRVVVEGGARLADLDAMTQKRALAVPVGINSTTGVAGLTLGAGFGWISRKYGLTVDRLLSAEVVLASGDRVIASERENADLFWALRGGGGNFGVVTSFEFDAVPLGPEVIAGLIVHPLEHADDVLDFYARLTKNAPDELTVWAVLRGAPPLPFLPPEVHGKPAIVLAVCWVGDPKDGEAVLAPLREHGKPYGVHVGPTPYVGWQQAFDPLLTPGARNYWKTHYFEALPKGLWDVLVDHVKRMPSPLCEVFVGQLGGAVARIPEDATAYAYRATSYAMNVHTRWERAEDDARCIAWARSLFDAAAPFATGGGYLNFMPEDDQGRVAAAYGEHLPRLAQIKEKYDPENLFRVNVNIAPAKSAAKREAPPPPRP